GCCTTTACTCGGGTTCACACCAGAGGGTCGTCCCGCTGCGGGAGCACTCGATCCGGAGGGGATCGTCGTAGGTCACCGAGACGGCGTCCATCGACTGGATGTAGTGTGCCGGCAACCCGCCCTGGGAGCGTTCGTTGAGCTGGCGGAGCAAGCCGGCCTCCTGTAACTCCTCGACTTTCCGGTAGGCGGTCGATTGTGGCAGGTCGAGTTCCTCGGCGATTTCGGGAACCGTCACCGGCTCCGTAGCCTGCAGATACACCTCGCGCGAGTCGTCGGTGGCGAGCAGTTCGATTATCGCCTGCGGGTTACACCCCATCGGACCGTCCCGCTCGGCGTACGTACACCGCGGCTGGTCGTCGACTGTCTCGCTCATATATACCCGTTGTACGTCCGCAAAGGAGTACCTCGTCCCTCCCTCCCAGTCCGTGGGAATTGATCGCGAAACCGGTCGGCCGCCGACGTCGATGGTCAGCCGCTACACCGGCTCTCCGAACGCGTACATCGTCTATCGGCAGCCAGTCCAGGGCGGTCACGCCGATGACGGCCACGACGAGCCCCACCGCGATCGGAATCTTCGAGCGATCGTAACTGGCGGGCCCGTGCTCGTTGACCACCATCGTTCGATTCTCGACGAGCCGTTCGAGCGCCCGATAGCCGGCCTAGACGAGCAACGCGTCGCCCGGCGCCCGGTTGCAGTCGCAGTTGGCCCATTCGTGTGCGGACGACGCTATCGCCGCGCCTGACCGCGACGACGGTCACGTCGAACCGCTGTCGGACGCCAGCGCTGGAGAGCGTCTCGCCCACTAACGGCGATCCGCGGAGGAGGACCACCACGTGAACATCGCGAGCACCGTCAGCGTCGCCGAACTCGCGAACTCCGAGAGGCCGTCGGCGGACGTCACGCCGGTCCAGGGTTCGAGGATCACCAGCGTCACGAGCAGCCCCAGCGCGGTCACGTCCACGGGCACAGGTTCGAGGACGAAGAGCGCGAGGACGACCGTGACGATCGCGAAGACGACGGTGATCTCGGGGGTCAGCGCCGTCTCCGCCTGCAGGAGCACCGTCGGGCCGGCTGTCACACTCTCGTCTTCTCAGGAGTCGTTTAAAAATCGTTCAACAGCGATTTGAAGCCTCCTCGATCGACCGACGTCCTCCCCCGATAGCCTGCGCGTTTTCCCGTCGTGGTCTTCCGGCACACCCGACTTGGTGACCATCTACGCGGCCCGCTGAGCGACCGTCGGGTGGAAAGACTCGAGCCTTGTCGATACTGCGATCCGACTCAGAGAAGGATCCCGTGCAGCAGCTTGTTCGTATAGATGATCGCGGGATAGGTAGCCGGAAATCCGATCAGGAAATTGTTCAACCCCATAAAAACCGCGTTGAACACGTGGAAGAGAACTCCGGCGCCGAGGACGAGGGTCAGAACGGCATCGTTTCCGAAGAGGACGACCGGGAACGCGGTCTCGAATCCGATAACCATCCACGCCCCCGCGAACTGTAGTTTCGGAAACCGAGTCAGGAGACGATAGACGGTCCCGTTACCGTACATCTCCGTGGAGAAGATACTCCCGAGCGCTGTTCCGGTCTGCCACTCCCTGGAGACGAGTTTGCTGACTCCCGCGACGAAGTACGAAAGGACGATTTGAGCCGCGATAAACGCGATCGCTGCGGTTTGCGCAACGCTTCCGTCGGGAAACCACACTGCTACAGCCAGTGCAGGAAGCGTAATCATCGAGACTTGAAACGTTCCGGTAAGGCCGCCAAGGAACCGATACGTGAGGGCGACGTTGGTCGCGAACAACAACCCGAGCAGGAGGACGGAGACGTGGCCGAGGACGGCGAGGGCTACGAGAAGGACTGCGATCGCCACCCTGGCGACTAAAATACCCTGGAAAAACGGCCGCTGCAACACCCGTTCCATGAGCGGCGGGAGCACCCTCCCAGTACGAATGTAGAGTTGCGTGATTTTCCAACTCAGCAATCCGTCGTCCCCGAATCGATCGCGGGTCGCGAAGTGTTCTAACGACGTCACTATCGCGAGCGCCCCGATCAGTACGGTTATTACCCTGATGACCAGCGCCGAGTTAGTCCCCAACTCAGAAAGATACGTTCCGGTTTCTAGTCCGACCATCGCTACAAGTTATGAAACCGTGACACGAAATGCGGTTCGTGTCGGTCCATGGCGCGCGAATGCTGCATCACCATAAACTGCGTTTCCGTGTCTATCTCGGAGTGCGGTCGTTCGGTAACGTAATTCAGTAGCGTCAAGTAGTATACCGAGAGTTCGTTCGAACCCAACTCTATCGTCTGTAGTCCACCGTCCCCGCACTCACGTTCCGTCCCTTCGAGACGGATCGCGTCGATATTCTCGTTTTTTACGTTCGTTCCGAGATTCACCACGATGTCGAATATCAGCTTCGTCCGGTAGATCTCGGGGTTCCAGATGCACTGGGTCTTTCTCCCCGATCTATCGAAGAGTTCGATCTGTTTCCAATCGGTTACGGAGTCATCGACGCGACGGTCTCGGTAGAACAAGTGGTAGTCGTACTGCCCCGGATGCGGTGAGAAAAAGTTCCACTTCGGGACGAGCGTGTTCATCGGCCCGAGAATCCGCGCGAGAACCGTACTCCCCCGGTTCGTCGAGTTGATAACCGTGAGGCCGAACCACACTCCGAAGACCGAAACTACGAGTATATCTACTACTCTCACACCAATAATATAGAAGATACTATATTAAATTTATCGGTGATACTTGGGTGTTCGATCCTACGAGGTAATTTCGAGGTCCCCGATCGCCGCGACGCCGTAGCGGAAGGAGGCCCAACCGATAGCCGAACCGAGAAGTACGGTTGCGATCGGTCCGGCTAACAGAGCGAACGATAGCTCACCGCGCGTACCCGCGTCGTACAGACCGAACGCAGCCGGAACGCCGATCACGACCAGACTGAACAGAAAGACGAGCACCGCTTCCAGACGAGGGATTTCGACGGCCGCGCTGTCGGTCGGGTCAGTCCCGCTAAACTTTGGCAACGCCGTTCCGATTCCGATCGATATGAACGGTGAAAGGAATCCGAGGACACCTCCCAATACGGTGAGAAGTGACTGGGTAAGCAAGCTCGTTCCCACCGTTACGGCAGTACCGAGCGTTGCGATGCCCACGAGGAGTCCGCCGGGAATGGCGGCCGAGAGCGCGTATCCGGTCAACAGTATCTCGCCGCCGCGACGCGTGGTAAGCGCGGCCGTCAGCGCTGGTCCCTCGTTCCCCAGTGGATTGAGGGTCGCTCCGACGCCGACCGCCACCGCTCCGTAGATCGCGACGATCAACGGCGCGCTTGCGGGGAACTCCCTCACAGCAGTGATTCCGGCCCCGCCAGTAAGGACGACTACCAATCCTCCGTATAGGAATACTCGAGGCTGACGACTGATTCGCATCCAGTTCATCAGGACGGCGGCGAAAACGGGGCACGAAATAATCCGTTCGAGACCTCTCGCCCCTCGGAATCGTCTCCGGTTCGATAGCGTCGGGTCGCTTCGCTGGACTCGGTCCGTCAGCCAGAGTCGGTTTCCGATCCGTCCGACGACGAGGAGACTCAAACCGGCGGCAACTGGACCGGAGAACAGGGCCAGAAGTGCGTTCGTGATCGATGCCTCGTCGAGATGGGCCAGCAAAGCGATATCAGCGTACCAGCCTATCGGCATCGTCGACAGCAGCGAGATCGATTGACGAAACTCGAGAAACATCACGAACATCAACAGAACCAACGGCACGGTCACGAACGACCGCTTTCTCCTCGTTTGGAGGACCGTATCCGTAAGGAGACGGGCGGCGAGTATACTGGGATACACCAGTGCAACGACCGTGAGTACGAGAATCGAACTGGCAGCGATCACCGCGATCATCGGGAAGACCGACCCCGAACCCAGTCCGAAACTAACCGCGCCGATCAGTACCGGGGCTCCGAGCAGTCGGATACTGTACGCGGTCAGTGTGAGCATATCGGAGACGGCGAGGGTCCGCGGTGTCGCTGCGGAGAGAATCGCTTCGCTCTCTCGTTCGAGGTGCTCTCCGTTAGAGATCATCTTGAACGTGACAAAATACGTCGTGATGAGGAATACCACTCCGGCCATCCCGCGCACCGTCTCGAGGACTTCTCGGTCGCTCGCCGTCGATAACCGGGTTCCGTAACTGTACGCGCCTGGTTCCGACCACAGCGTCTCGTACACGGGCGGATGACCGACGATCGCGGGAGCGACCAGGAGAATCACCCCGAGCTGAATACCGATTATTGTCGGTTGTGATTTGATCTGCCGATACTGTGCCCGCATTCGCGTTCGAAAGAGAGCGAAACTCTTGCTTATCCAATCGAGCATGAATGGGGTCAACTACGGTTCGGTGATCTCGATGAACACGTCTTCGAGCGTCTGGTCTTCGGGCGACGTCACGCGATTTTTCAACTCTTCCGGTGTGCCGGTAGTGATCAATTCGCCCTGATGTAACACGCCAACGGCGTCAGCCAGCGTATCGACGACCGGAAGGATATGCGTCGAGAGAAAAACCGTCGATCCGTCGCTCACGAACTCTCGAAACGTTTCCTGTACGGTTCGAACGGCGTTGGGGTCCAGTCCTGACGTCGGTTCGTCGAGAAATAACACCTCGGGTTCGTGAAGGATCGACTGAATGAGTCCTACTTTTTGCTGCATGCCTTTCGAGTACGAGGAAATCCGCTTGTTCGCGTGCTCGGTTAGATCGAATCGATCGAGGAACAGTTCGATTCGATCGTCTGCGTACTCCGGATCCATACCGCGAAACCCGGCCCAAAATTCCAGCTGCTCCAGTCCGGTGAGTTCCGGATACAGGGGCGGCTCTTCGGGTAAGTATCCGATCTTTTCGGTGACTGCGTCTCGATTCGCGATGGATTCTCCCGCCACCGTCGCCGATCCAGCGGTCGGTTTCAGGAGACAGGTGAGGATCCGCATCACCGTCGTTTTTCCCGCTCCGTTCGGGCCGAGAAACCCGTAGATGTCCCCGGATTCAACGACGAAAGATAGATCACGAATCACGGGAACATCGCCGTATTCTTTTCGGAGACTTGTTGTATTAATCGCAACCATGAGATATAAGATAATTCACAAGGCGTTCACTTAAGTATTTCTTCCCGACAACGCCCATCGTTTTCGCCCGATGCGGGCGGCAGAGATCGAAAGACGAATCGCGCGACTCTCCGGGCCTCACCGTCGGGTCACGCCGCACGGTCGGGGAGAACACGAGCAGTTTTTTCAGACCCCCTAGAAGTGAGACGAGAGTGAACGATGCCTCGTCTCAACGATCGTTGCTCGGTGACCGTTATCCGTGCAGTTGCTTTCGTGTGTCGACGAGCGCGTCGACCGACGCCCCCTCCTCGACAGCCGCGACACTTCTCGAATCGAGTTCGTTGACGGCGTTGTCTGCGGATCCGCTACTGTAGACGGCGGCGGCGCCCAGAACTGCGCCGGCGGCGACGAGCGTGACGGCCGACGCTTCCGATGGTTGGACTTTGAGCGACGGTTCCTGGACGGTTTCCGGTGCCAGAGCGGCGGCGTCTCGCTCGGCCTCGGACTTGGTCGGTGAGACGACAACTACCTGGTACTCGTACTCGGCGTCGTCCGTCGCGGCGTACTCGCGGACTTCGAACGCGTCGCGATCGAGGTCACCACCGGTAAACGCTGCGAAGTCGGCGGCGACTGCACTCTCCGTTTCGAGTCCGAGTTCGCTGATAACCGGTTCGCTGTGGTAGGTCAGATCAGCCACCGCACCGCTATCCTCGTTTTCGGTTCGTGCGGCAGTTTCCAGTCGTTTGTGAACGCGTCGGATCCGATCCGGATCGGCATCGCGGACGGCGCGTTCGAACTCCTTGATGAGGTCCGAGTCTTCCTCGGCGCGGAGCAGTCCGATTACCCCTTCGAAATCGTCGAGGTCGTCGGGGAGTTCCTCTCCGTCGAGTTCGAGAATCCGTGGCGAACGACGGCGCTCGGTTCGCTTGTCCCGGTCTACACCGGAGGCGGGAGTTCGGTCGTCTGGCGTCTCTCCGAAGGAGAACGCAGTTCGAGCGTGCGATACAAGTCGGGTCGAAACTTCGAGTGGATATCGAACCACGAAAATGTATTCTACCCAACTATATATAAATATATTGTAAATGAGAAATATAGTTATATATTAATCTAGGGGTATAGAATACATTATTGGCAAGATTGTATTTTAATACGCGAGCGTCATTCCTGAAGTTCCACCGGAAAATCCGATTCGGATGGGTTTGAACGTCTAGCGGTCCGGCCAGCGACGAGAGTTACCGGAAGGCAGAAGGCACGATCGGTCGGTCTCGACGCGGCGGGCCTCGACGAGCGCGAATCTCGGCTTCGGATCCGCGATCCTACGAGCGCGGCTTCCCGAACGCATACATCGTCTCGTGGGCCGTGATCTCGAGATCGACGAAGTCGCCGGGCTCGATGCCATGATCGCTCGCGTTCCGGACGATGATCTGCCGGTAGGCCGAGTCGCGACACTTCACCGAATCGGCAGTTCCATCCTCGACGACGAGACAGTCCTCGCGACGCTCGCCGACCATGTCGGCGTAGGCCTCGCCGACGATCTCGCGCTTTTCCGCGCTCATTTCCTTCGATCGCTCCTTCTTGATCGTGCCGCCCAGCCCCTTCATGTCGGCGGCGTCGGTGCCCGGCCGCTTCGAGAAGCGGGTGACGTTGAGCTTCTCCGGTCGGGTCTCCCGGAGGAGTGCCATCGACTGTTCGTGATCGTGGTCGGTCTCGGTGGGGAAGCCGACGATGAAGTCCGTCGAGAGCGTCCAGTAGTCGAGCGCCTCGTCGAAGGCGTCGACGACCTCGAGGTATTCCTGGACCTGGTGCTGGCGGCGCATGTCGCCGAGCACGTCGTCGCTGCCCGACTGGACCGGCGCGTGCAGGAAGTCGTACAGTTCCTCGTTCTCGGCGAAGACCGCGGCGAGTTCCTCGCGGATGCCGTGGACGCCCTTGGGGTTGGCCATCCCCACGCGGACCCGGAAGTCGCCCTCGATGTCGCAGATCCGATCGAGCAGCCGGTGGAGTTTGCGCTCGCCCTCGTCCCAGCCGTAGACGCCGGTGTCCTGGCCAGTGATCCGGATCTCTTTCGCGCCGGCGTGGATCAGCGCCCGGGCCTTCTCGACGTTCTCCTCGATCGACGGCGAGTCGATCTTGCCCGTCGCGTGCTTGGTGATGCAGTACGAACAGTCGGACATGCAGCCCCGCGCGATCGGCAGGATGCCGACGACGCCGTCGAGGACGGGTTCGGCGTCGGGCGTCGTCGTCGGACACTCGCCGTTGGTGACCGCTTCCGGCACCTCGTCCCAGTGGAGGATCCGCCCGTCGACGTCGGCCTTCGCGAACTCCTCGCCCTGCGCGAGGGCCATACAGCCCGTGATGAACAGATCGGCGGTCTCCTCGGCCAGTTCCTCGGCCCGGCGGAGCATGTTCCGTTCGGTCTTCTCGACGACGGTACAGGTGTTGAGGATGGCGACGTCGGCCTCCTCCGCACCGTCGACGCGGTAATGGCCCGCGTCGCGGAGCCGTCGCTCGATCTCGCGGCTCTCCCCGCGGTTGGACGTACAGCCGTACGTCTCCATGTGGTACCGGGCCATTCGTCGTTGCACAATCGTCGGGTCCGGGAGGGCAAAAGCCCGACGGATCCCGGTTGGACCGCGGGACTGTCGGCCGACGGGGACTCGTCCGCCGGTCGCACGCGAGCGGTCATCGCCGTCGGCGACGGTTCAGGGTGCGAGCGGGCGGTCTCCGACCGCCGGGGCCGGTGACCGGCAGCCACCGTTCACCCTCCCGATCGATCGTCGGTCGGAATCACAGCCCAGAGGACGACCAGGCCTGTCACGACGACGCCGGCGACGATCGTCGTCGTAAACGACACCTGCACGCCGAAGAACGCGAGCGCAGTCCGGAGTTCGACGATGAGCACGACGAGAATCGCGATCACGAGAAACAGCCGGGGGAGCGTAGTCCGCATCGATCGATCACTGGGCTAGCCGACGCTGGCGAGGCTACTCTCGACGGTCCCACGGAGGAACGATACGAAACTCGACGGGTCGATCAGGACGGGGAACGGGCCGACGTCCGGCCCGAACAGGCCGCCTCTCGCGACGATGCTGGCCAGCGGGAACCCGTACGCGAGCACCAGCAGGACGATCGCGATGCCGGCCCACAGCTTCAGGTTGTCGAGCACTCGCGGCGAGTCCTCGGGGCCCGACAGCGGTCGCGGGATCCGGTGATCGTCGATCGGCTCGCTGTCCCCGTTGAACGCCGTCAGGAGCATCAACGCGAGGAACAGCATCGCCGAGATGAACAGCAGGGTGCCCCCGATCGCGAGCTGGGCGTCGAGTTCCCCCATCGAGCCGACGACGGTCTCGTACTCGAACCCCTCGTACTGCGGTTCGGCCGTTCGGCGGGGCATCCCGGCCAGTCCGCCGCGGTACATCGAGTTCGTCATGAAGACGATGCCGATGAACCAGAGGAGGACCTGGACCAGTCCGAGCCCCCGTCCGACGAGGCGGTTCCCGGTCAGTTGCGGGACGAGCCAGTAGGAGCCGGCCATGAACGTCAGCGCGGCCGCGGTTCCCACCTGCGTGTGGATGTGGCCGGGGATCCAGAGCGTGTTGTGGACGAGGTAGTTGATGTTCATCCCGGCGTTGACGATGCCGGTGAACCCGCCGAACGCGAAGACGGCACCGGCCAGCGCCATCCCGGTGAACGCCGGCTCCCGCCACGGTAACGCCGTCAGCCAGCCGAGGTAGCCCTCGCCGCCGCGCTGGCGGGCACCGTGTTCCATGCTGGCGACGATCGTAAACGCCGTCAGAAAGCTCGGCAGGAGGAGAAACATCGTGTTCGTCATCGCGATGAACTTGAACCCCTCAGCGATTCCGGGGTCGAGATACTGGTGGTGGATCCCCACGGGGGTCCCCAGCAGGACGAACAGGATGAAGACGACGCGAGCGAGCGGGTCGCTGAACAGCCGTCCCCCGGAGAGCTTCGGTAGCAGGATGTACCACAGCAGGTACGCCGGCAGGAGCCAGAAGTAGACGACGGAGTGGCCGAAGTACCAGAACAGCGTCCGCGTCAGCAGCGGGTTGATCGACTCGACGATGCCGAGCGACCACGGCAGGATGAACGCGAGAATCGACACGGCGACGCCGATCGACGAGACGTACCACATGATCATCGTCGTCAGTACCATGAACGTCGGCAGCGGGATCCGCTGGCCGGGATGATCACCCTTCCAGGCCCACCACGAGCGGAACCAGTCGACGCCCGCGAGCCACGTCCCGACGACGAAGACGACGAGGCCGACGTAAAAGATCGGGTGGCCCTGCAGCGGCGCGTAGAACGTAAAGAGCGTGTCCGAACTCACGTCGATCGCCTCGACGAAGCCGGCCAGGATCGCGAACGCCGCCAGGAGCGTCCCGGTGACCATCAGCCCGTACCAGCCCCACGTGAGTCGCATGTCGACGGGACCGCGCCCGAGGCTGTCGGTGACCGCCCACTGATAGACGCCCACGAGGAAGAAGATCGTGAACGTAACCACGAGAAAGACGCCGTGGCCCGTCAACACGGTGTAGTAGGCCTCCGACTCGATGAACCGGTAGATATCGGTCCGGTGAAACGCCTGGATGAGACCGAAGAACGCGCCCACGCCGAACGCGACGAACGAGGAGGTAAACACCAGCCGAACGAGACGCGCCTGATCCGGGTACTCGTCGGCGAACGTCTCACGCATCGGCATCACCCTCGCCGTCGGTCCCGGTCTCGTTCCCGTCGTCGGCCTCGGTTTCGTTCCCATCGTCGGTCTCGGTCCCATCGCCGCCGTCGTCGCCCTGCTCGCCCTCGTCACCGGCTTCCGCCACCGTCAGGGTCCCGGTCTCCTCGTAGTCGTCGACGGTGACCGTCCAGTCGTGGTCGCCCTCGCCGAGATCGGCAGTATCGACCGTGAACGTCACCGTCTCGCTGTCGTCGCCGCCGACCGTCACGTCCTCCTCGAACGTCTCGTTGCCGATCTCGAGCGCGACCGTCGTCTCGAGGTCCTCGAGTTGCCCGTTCTCGACCGTGACCTCGAACTCGGTTTCGTTGCCGGGTTCGACCTCGTCGGGAGCCTCGACCGACAGTTCGGTCATGTCGAACTCGTCCTCGGGAACGACGTTGAGTTTCCCCTCCATGGTGTGGTGCTGGGAACCGCAGTACTCGTGACAGATCACCCCGTACTCCCGCGCCTCGTCGAACTCGACGGTCATCGTCGACACCTCGCCGGGAATGACCATCGTGTTGGTGTTCGTCCCGACGACGCTGAAGCCGTGGATCACGTCCGGACTCGTCACGTAGAACGTTACCTCACTGTTCGCGGGCACCTCGATCGGGTCGGGCTGGAAGATGAACGTCCGGGCGACGACGTACGCCTCGTACTCGTTCTCGCCGACCTGCTCGACGCGCGGTTCGCCGAACCGATCGTCCTCGCTGATGTCGCCCGGTGACATCACCTCCTCGCTGTCGTCGATCATCGAAATGCCGAGTCCGACCGAGCCGTAGGTGATCGTCACGATGAATCCGACGATCAACACGAGCGCCGCGGCGAGCCAGGCTTTCTCGTAGGTGTGGATGTTCATGCGAACTCACCCGATCAGCAGCGGCGTCGGGGCGTTCCCGAGAAACTCGACGAAGTACGTGAACAGCCACAGCAACACGAGCACCAGAAAGTACAGCGCGATCAGTACCAGCGTTCCCACCGGATCGTACTCCTCGTGGCTCAGCGATCGATCCGGTGCCGCTAGCTCGTGGGCGTTCGCGTCCGACATGGTGGTGTTCGCGTCTGACATACTTGCCTCCCGACCACGCCAGGGCGTATAAATCGGTAGCCCGATTTCACCGCTATCCCGACGCTACCGCCAGCGATCGTCGGCGCGTGTCCGGTTTTGGGTCGCGAGACGCGTCCGGCCGTGCCGGCGGTAATCGTGACGTTGTCGACGCGATAGTAGTCGTTGAGTCGGCTACGCCACGACTCAGTGCGACCGCGTCACCGACCAGCGGCGCGTCTCTCGGTCTCTCCGTCGCGACCGAGACGCGAGCGGTCGGTCACCGAAAATTTTTGTCCTGCCGACAAGAAGACGAATCCAATCCCTCCATGACCCTCCGGTTGCGTATCTGTGCCGTCCTCGGGGTGTTCGTCGCGGTGAACGCCCTGTTCGTCTTCGCGATCCTGTGGGCCTACGGCGTCTTGCTCCCCGGGGTTGTCGCCGGGACGCTCGTCTACGCCCGGCACGGCACCGTCGGGTTCGCCCTCCTCCAGACCCCGGTCTCGTGGCCCGCGTTCCTGGTCGTGGTCGCGGTCTTCCTCGCGGCCCAGACGTACTACGGCTATCGGCGCGTCCTCTCGGGAACCAGCGGCGAGACCGGCGACGCGGAGCACGCGGTCGCGCGGATCGTCCGCCGGCTGGCGATGACCGCCGACGTCCCCGAACCGGCCGTTCGCGTCGTCGACGACGAAAGGCCGAGCTGTTACACCGTCGGCCGCCTCACCGACGCGACGATCGTCGTCACAACGGGACTGGTCGATCGGCTCGACGCCGACGAACTCGAGGCCGTCCTCGCCCACGAGATCGCCCACGTCGCGAACCGGGACGTGACGCTGATGACGATCACGACCCTGTTCGTCGAGATCGCCGATCGGGCCGCGCACGCGGCACGGCTCGCCCGCCGGGCGCTGGCCGATCCGGACGAACTGTCGTCCCGGGGGACCGTCGCGATCCAGTGGTTCCTGCCGCTGGTCGCGCTGACGTACGTCTTCGTCGCGCCGATCCTGTGGGCGTTCCCCCCGATCGCCGACCGGGCGACCCGGTCCCTCTCGCACGCCCGAGAGTTCGCCGCGGACGCGGCCGCCGCGCGGCTGACGGGCGATCCGCTCGCGCTCGCGACCGCGCTGGTGACCCTCGCGGAGACGACGCCCACGCCGGAGACGGACCTCCGGACGCCGGGGCTCCCCGCGCTGAGTATCGTCCCCGCGGCGCCCGTCACCGGCGCTGAACCGACGGCGGTTCCCGACCCGGATCGCACCGTCGACGCGGCGCGACGGCGCGAGCGCGTGACGTCGTGGCTCGAGGGGGCGACGCCGTCGACGTCCGCCGACGCGGGAACCGACACGCACCCGCCGATCGACGCCCGCGTCCGGCGACTCCAGGACCTGGCCGCCGAACTGGAGGGGGTATCGTGACCGGGACGCGACGGGTGCTGTTCGCCCTCGGCTGTGTCCTGTGTCTGCTCGCCGTCGCCACCGCGCTCCCCGCGGCCGACCCGCGACTCGACCCACCCGGCGACGCGGGCGGAGAGCCGACCGCCGGCGACTGGGACTCGATCGACGGGACGCCGGAGTTCGACGCGGTGCCGTCGGACGATCGAACCGACGAGAACGAGGCGGACGACGGGCCGGTCTCCCCCGACATCGAGATCGAGGGCGCGATCGAACCGGGCAACGAGGTTCGGGTCGATCTCGACGCGTTCGGCCCGCGGGCCACGAAGACCATCCACGTCAACGGCGACGCGGTCGCCGAAACCGACGAGTTCGGCCGTGCCGACGTCGTCGTGCCGTACGCCGAGGAGATGACCGTCACGGTTCCCGAGGACGACGTCTCGCGCACGATCGACGTCGAGACGGACGCGACGATCGAGACGCACGACGGAGCGGTCCCGGACCGCGAGTTCGAGCTCTCGGCCGCGGTCGGTTCGACGCCGGTCACCGACGCGACGGTGTTCCTCGACGGCGAGTCCGTCGCGACCACTGACGAGGACGGGCGGGCCACCGTGACCCTCCCCGAGACGGCCGGGCCGGCGGCCCTGCGCGTCGAGCGTGGCCCGGTCGAGGGGGAGCACACCGTCGACGTCGCCGAACCGACGGTCCGGTTCGTCTCTCCACTGCTGTTCCCCGGCTCTCCGGCACCCGTGCAGGTGTCTGCCGACGGCGACAGGGTTCCGGACGCGACGGTGTCGCTCGCCGACGGGGAGCCGACCACCACCGGCGACGACGGTCGGGCGCGGGTGTGGCTCCCGATCGAGGACGAGGCGACCGTGACCGCCGAGGTCGGCGCCGAAACGGCGACGGCGACCGTCGGGAACCTCTACCGCCGGCTGGCGGCGCTGGTCGTGCTCGTCCCGGGGTTCGTCATCGGGGGCTCGGTGACGTACCTGCGGTTCGTCGCGTCTCGCGAACGCCGTCGAGGGGCGGCTCTCGCTGGGCTGTTCGTTACGCTCGCGGACCTCCTCGCCGGGCTCTCCGACGCGTTCGCGACGATCGCCGACCTGCTTCGCGGA
This region of Halosolutus amylolyticus genomic DNA includes:
- a CDS encoding M48 family metalloprotease produces the protein MTLRLRICAVLGVFVAVNALFVFAILWAYGVLLPGVVAGTLVYARHGTVGFALLQTPVSWPAFLVVVAVFLAAQTYYGYRRVLSGTSGETGDAEHAVARIVRRLAMTADVPEPAVRVVDDERPSCYTVGRLTDATIVVTTGLVDRLDADELEAVLAHEIAHVANRDVTLMTITTLFVEIADRAAHAARLARRALADPDELSSRGTVAIQWFLPLVALTYVFVAPILWAFPPIADRATRSLSHAREFAADAAAARLTGDPLALATALVTLAETTPTPETDLRTPGLPALSIVPAAPVTGAEPTAVPDPDRTVDAARRRERVTSWLEGATPSTSADAGTDTHPPIDARVRRLQDLAAELEGVS
- a CDS encoding DUF4129 domain-containing protein is translated as MTGTRRVLFALGCVLCLLAVATALPAADPRLDPPGDAGGEPTAGDWDSIDGTPEFDAVPSDDRTDENEADDGPVSPDIEIEGAIEPGNEVRVDLDAFGPRATKTIHVNGDAVAETDEFGRADVVVPYAEEMTVTVPEDDVSRTIDVETDATIETHDGAVPDREFELSAAVGSTPVTDATVFLDGESVATTDEDGRATVTLPETAGPAALRVERGPVEGEHTVDVAEPTVRFVSPLLFPGSPAPVQVSADGDRVPDATVSLADGEPTTTGDDGRARVWLPIEDEATVTAEVGAETATATVGNLYRRLAALVVLVPGFVIGGSVTYLRFVASRERRRGAALAGLFVTLADLLAGLSDAFATIADLLRGLDRPSLSLPGFTVPQPGFGWTVPSVGPALASFGRALGTLPSLGSLLRSSGRDGSSPLSPPSIGTAFGRDDAEADDPSDAAAAGPELASEPLAPRGPRAEIRAAWHAVLDRLAVEDRETATPGAVARRALGEGFPAEHVTALVTVVREVEYGGREPSPERVARARAAASELLDHDPDTEGST